In a genomic window of Streptomyces roseoviridis:
- a CDS encoding DUF3099 domain-containing protein: MRKRGGTEVFRITGARQGLADDVRGRQRRYVVSMSVRTLAVIAAASLWNVQRPVAVVALVLGAVLPYIAVVIANAGRESAPSLPSTFVPAPVRPALERGAEAVAEPTYGAYGRTDHVR, from the coding sequence ATGCGGAAGCGTGGCGGAACCGAGGTCTTCCGGATCACCGGTGCCCGGCAGGGGCTCGCCGACGACGTCCGGGGGCGCCAGCGGCGGTACGTGGTGTCGATGTCGGTGCGCACGCTGGCCGTGATCGCCGCGGCATCGCTGTGGAACGTCCAGCGGCCCGTGGCGGTGGTGGCACTGGTGCTCGGCGCCGTGCTCCCGTACATCGCGGTGGTGATCGCCAACGCCGGCCGGGAGAGCGCGCCGTCCCTTCCCTCCACCTTCGTCCCCGCTCCGGTGCGGCCGGCGCTCGAACGCGGGGCGGAAGCCGTGGCGGAACCGACGTACGGCGCCTACGGTCGGACCGATCACGTTCGGTGA
- the moaA gene encoding GTP 3',8-cyclase MoaA, which yields MLIDTYGRVATDLRVSLTDRCNLRCTYCMPEEGLQWLAKPDLLTDDEIVRLIRIAVTELGVTEVRFTGGEPLLRPGLVGIVERCAALEPRPRMSLTTNGIGLKRTAEALKAAGLDRVNVSLDTLRPEVFKALTRRDRHQDVLDGMAAARAAGLTPVKVNAVLMPGLNEDEAPDLLAWAIENDYELRFIEQMPLDAQHGWKRDGMITAGDILQSLRTRFTLTPEDADERGSAPAERWVVDGGPHTVGVIASVTRPFCRACDRTRLTADGQVRTCLFATEETDLRAALRSDAPDAAIADLWKKAMWGKKAGSGLDDPSFLQPDRPMSAIGG from the coding sequence GTGCTCATCGACACCTACGGCCGTGTGGCCACCGACCTGCGGGTCTCCCTGACGGACCGGTGCAATCTGCGCTGCACGTACTGCATGCCGGAAGAGGGCCTGCAGTGGCTGGCCAAGCCCGACCTGCTCACCGACGACGAGATCGTCCGGCTGATACGCATCGCGGTCACCGAGCTCGGCGTCACCGAGGTCCGCTTCACCGGCGGCGAGCCGCTGCTGCGCCCCGGCCTCGTCGGCATCGTCGAGCGCTGCGCCGCCCTGGAGCCCCGCCCCCGGATGTCCCTGACGACCAACGGCATCGGCCTCAAGCGCACCGCCGAGGCCCTGAAGGCGGCCGGACTCGACCGGGTCAACGTCTCCCTCGACACCCTGCGCCCCGAGGTCTTCAAGGCCCTCACCCGCCGCGACCGCCACCAGGACGTCCTCGACGGCATGGCCGCCGCCCGCGCGGCCGGCCTCACCCCGGTCAAGGTCAACGCCGTCCTGATGCCCGGGCTCAACGAGGACGAGGCCCCCGACCTGCTGGCCTGGGCGATCGAGAACGACTACGAGCTCCGCTTCATCGAGCAGATGCCGCTGGACGCCCAGCACGGCTGGAAGCGCGACGGCATGATCACCGCCGGAGACATCCTGCAGTCCCTGCGCACCCGCTTCACGCTCACCCCCGAGGACGCCGACGAGCGCGGCTCGGCCCCCGCCGAGCGCTGGGTCGTCGACGGCGGCCCGCACACGGTCGGCGTCATCGCCTCCGTCACCCGCCCCTTCTGCCGGGCCTGCGACCGGACCCGGCTCACCGCCGACGGCCAGGTCCGCACCTGCCTCTTCGCCACCGAGGAGACCGACCTGCGGGCGGCGCTCCGCTCGGACGCACCGGACGCGGCGATCGCCGACCTCTGGAAGAAGGCCATGTGGGGCAAGAAGGCCGGCTCCGGCCTCGACGACCCGAGCTTCCTCCAGCCCGACCGCCCGATGTCAGCGATCGGCGGCTGA